The Lytechinus variegatus isolate NC3 chromosome 11, Lvar_3.0, whole genome shotgun sequence genome contains the following window.
ATTTACATATGAAAACAAAAGTACAACAGTTGGGGCCTGTTAGATCAAACAGATTTTGAGAAGAGATATTATCTAACATTAAGTATTTTTTAGGGATATTTTGTTACTATCCTCATAAAAGATAACATAGTATCACCAAAAACTGTTCAATATGTCACCGATATGAAGAAACCATAGgtaataaatttcttgcaaaatcaATTCTCTTCCttcgaatatttcatattaaaaaaaaatcgttgtatgtaaaaaaaatgtaaaaagaaaataagtgatgtaaaaagaaaaaagtgatcgtgtaaaatgaatgaatgtaaaaagaaaaaaaaagaaaaaaagaaaacagacgGATAGGTGTTATTATTCCATAAATATGAAATGGTCCTAATTACTTCAAAAGACATACTCAATATCGTAATGTCACCCCGACTCCAGACGAACAAAATCTAATATAGCATTTCCAATGAAAATCCATCTGTCGGTTTGAAGTAGATTTTGTTGGTGTCCCAACTGGAGTAGTATGGTCGAATTTCTATGTTGCTTACCAGATAGAGCGCCACCGCCATGCCCAACAGGAAACCAACGGCCACATCACTCCAGTGATGCCGGTACCTTGATGCCCTGGTGACACCCCAGAGAAACCCTCCGGACAGGAGACCTAGGCTAGCCAGTGGGATTGGCAGTCTGGTACAGGGAATACTGACTTGACTTGTCATGTAGGCCTGCATTACAACaggtaataacataaaaatgtcaACAGCTGCATCTggaacaacaataacaacatcaACTTACTAAGCCAGTGGGATCATTTGAAATCTAAGGAAAAACAATAACATACGTGCACGTCtatgatttttaatgaataacatAGGATTTgcatagcgcacgtatccacattgctaggtgctcaaggcgctcctatattaccccggctaagctagtctaccgattctggtgcgcacagcttttgaggaataacttcctgccggtacccatttacctcaccaagatcgagtgcagcacagtgtggatgaatttcttgctaaaggaaaacacgccatggctaggattcgaactcacgactctctgtttgaaaggcgagagtcagaaccactagatcACGGCGCGCCCACATTTCGGTTAAAGACTACTTtccatattttcttaaaaagaatGGAGGGTAAAACATCAGTGACAAACCATCATTTTTTCCCCTATAATCTTCTATGTAAAataaggtaataataatagataaaaATAGATATTTGTCATATAATTGGTTATTACAATTGTTCATTTATTGTTAACGATGGcgattgtaataaaaaaaacctaatcAGATAAGTATTGATACGAATAAATCCCTCTGAGAGAGGCAAACATAAAACACTAAAGTTGttcaaataaatgtattttgtcattatatcaaatgtaaatatgcattttctgtaaaatatgGTTAAATATGCATTGCCTTTCATCTTGCTTCATTTTCAATGGAGGCGGCGTTCTCTTTTTAATAAGATCGCTAGAACATGGACCTTTTCCTACCGTAGTGAATACTGCAGCATAAGAGCCCAGAGACGCATGGAGAGATGGGAATGACAACCTGAGGAGAAAAACAGATGAGACGACGAATAACTTAATAACATCATAACGAGGACTGTTATCAAGGACTATATCCCTGCAGGTACAATTATCTTATGTTGGGGTATAGGGCTGACGAGTACTTTGTTTGCTGATGGATGGCccgtctttctttttttagtttcaTACTTCAAAGCAAGTATCGTACAAGCGATATCGAATTGATTATCATTTCCTCATCATCCCATAAGCTACGATATCAGTATACCTCTAATAATAATGCACATTTGCAAAGAATTGAAATTACAATTAAGGGGGAAAATAATTCTCTTTACtttactttcttctttattttaatGTGCATGGTGTGTCATTTATTCAGCAACACCAATAATACTAAAAACACACATTAGATTTTAAGAAAAGAGATACGAGATCTACTTCTCATTAAAAACACACATGAATATGACTTGAGGCGCCATGCATGACATGGCGCCTCAAGCAGTAGCGTACCTatgattttccacaggggggggggggcaaaatcgtccgcaaaaattgacaaaaaaggtattcaaccacaaataaaggactTCGTGCttgaaacaaattgacaagcaaaaaaaaagttcctcAACAGGATCTAAGGGACATTTCACAGcagataaaaaataacaagcaaaaaaaggtcttcaacctcttaggtcccttgcatgggttgtgactcgtcaggggggaggGGCAGTATGCCCCCTGCCCTCcgcccgtaggtacgctagtggccTAAAGTCATATTCAGCATCATCGACAAGACACAAAAACACAATTAAGAGTAACTATTAGATCTATAGAGCTTGATAGAGTACACTCGAACAGAGATGTCATTTCTATACCAAAGTTATAGCATTTATGTTCcccaaagaagaagaagaatgaggagATCAGAAGAAGAATGAGAGGAAGAAGCAGAAGTTAGTAGAAGAAGATTATGAACACCTTCCcaacacacaccctcacacacatacaGTACAACCCTCGTTACCGAGCTTGGTTCAAGAGATCATCATTCCGTTTTGTACACTCATAATCAGTGATGAACCTTCGACAGTCCAGTGCTGTATAGTTTGGTCTACAGATTGTCAAGAAGTACGGTGTTTGTATTCCAGTGACCCTTTGAGCTGCATCAGTAACGATCCATGTGGCGAAGGCCCCACAGGCGAAGACACCtagaacatgtagaatgatTCAGGGAGTTGGCCATTGAAAGGGGGCATAGAATACATTGAACTCTTTATTACAACCATGTTCCATCAAACAGTGCTtatgttttttaaagatatcCCATCTCTCTGCATTGTGTAAAAGACGCTGCAAACATCATCAAGCAATCTCTCTGATCTAAAGCATTATGGTTGTGTGTATGAACAATTAAAGTAACAGTTCAGTTCAGATCagtttgtactttcattttcaacaaaacacaATAAGAAATCAGATGACTAAATCTTTGGTCAAATTTAACCATTGAAATACGATGCCATCAGTATAATCTGATTTGTAGCAGGAAACAAGTTAATGAGGTGTTTTCAGTCCTTACCCGTAAATCTGAACATTCTTCTGATGACGGGGTAGAGCTTTAGCGAGCAACTCTTGACAACCTTCCTTCTACCAACTTTCATCTCCGGTGGAGTCTTCTTACACGAACAGAGGGCCAGCATACACTCACCGTAGAGGATCTGAGATTTTCATTGAAAGAGGTAACATGCATGGTGAAGAATGATGTCAAGGTTACCTGCTTCAGAATGTGAAGAACAAGCCTTACATCGCTAGCATAAAATATGACAAAGATGCTCTCCAGATTAGTGAAAACATCCACCCTTCATCGTGTGAAATGTAGGAAAGCGAACACTTTTGGGAACTCTAAAAGTGGGTAAATATTCGTATTCCCATTCCCTCTTTATTAATCATTTCACTATTTAAAGAGGAGCAGATTTCGCGTATTCTTTTTTAAGAATCAAATGTCCAATGGAAACAGTGTGGCTTGGTCTCTATGAGATAGCCCCAAGCTTTGGAAACAAATCTGCCAAATCTCCGCATCATTAATAGATTATGATCACATAGACTATCCACCAATCTACAAGATTCCACTAGAATGTAGGACCAATCATTTTAGTTTtccatcaaaataaaaatcttgGATACCATCATCAATCAAAATGACTGTGTTGTGCGCCACACTGGAAACCCGAGACTAGACTGTCCAACGTCAAGGGCAAGGATTTAGCATCAAGGACACATAGTGTCCTCGCGCTCGGACTTCACGCCAAGGTCGACGTGGAGGAACAGTAAATAATGAGCTCACCATAATGGGCGGAGCAGCAAAACAGGTTACATACAGTACTTCCTCGGTGAAGACATCATCTTCCAAGTAGGGCATCATCAGGCTCCGATCGTGGCACCAGAAACCACGATGGAACGGACCAGGAAGGTTCTCTGTGAAGAGTAGGACGAACCAGAGGACGACCACGCCAGCCATGCAGAGGTAGTCGACGGCGAGGAAACAAGGGATGAGCATCGGGTTCCGGGTCACCATCCGTGGCTCGTCGTCCACTTCGTAAGGGTCCATGGTGTCGATGGGGGTAGCTGACTGCTCTTAGGTGAGATGTGTCTTTATTCACTGTAAATGAGGGTCAAGTCATGGTAATTGGTGTAGAGAAGGCataataatattgatgttatCGGGCtttgcaaaaactctggtgttgatttaacaccagcccggaatctatcatgcccacaccagagaagtgttaaacgaCACCAGGTTAGTTTTGGTCttacaccagataggtgtttatacaacaccaattagtattaaaacagcttcggtttgattccaaactgggggccgtttcataaagctgttcgtaagttaagagcgactttaagaacgactggtgatcctttcttacgcgctaaaccatcgccaatgaatataccatttgccacaagaaaggatcaccagtcgttcttaaagtcgctcttaacttacgaacagctttatgaaacacccaccaggtgttgtttcaataattCTCTGGTGTGGAATAGATTTCGCGATGGtgctaaatcaacaccggagtttttgcagtgtaaataTGCCAGCAGATAGTACCAAcctatgatattcacaattttatAGGGACCGTTTCTTTAACACGTTTGATATAATATAGTTTGCATCTATTCTCACTTTACATCGTGAAGACACATCGAGAAAATGGAGTGAATATGAGTGAGGTAGACATATGTATGAATactcatgtaaaataaaaatagaaaatataaaaatgatttccATCGAACTTGCCGAatgcaaaatgaattaaagcAATTTTATATAAAATCTAAACCTATACTTCTCtcgaaaaaaatcaatatgcaCACCCTTAATCTGAACTCAAGGAATGTGAATATTTAATGCCTTACATACTTACTTAATACCTTTAATGtcctttctttctatatatttttttccattcagGATAAAACATTTctgtcaacatggtcaagaaACCAGTTTTGCTCTCATGTGAGATTCTGTATTGACGCTCATGACCAAGACTTTTGCGTGATGTATATACATATTGACTTTCAGTGATGTGGATATATGTATGTCAGTGATTTGCACTTAATTTTGCTCAGATCAGAATCAGATGCAGGAGTAACCATGATAACAGGTGCTTGCAATATTTTTCTGTTTGACAAATCACTGACAGAAAGCTTTAAAAAAGCTAAAAGGAAATTAGCATAAGACGATACAGGCAATACCGACGTCATAACACTTCAATAGCACACGCGACTCGATCCCCGTTGTCATAGAGACTTGCTATTATCGACGGTTGGGGGTAATTTTAAAGAACTATTGTTATTTTGTAGTACTGCTTGAAGGGCTTGGACATCTTGGCAATATGTCTTTGCAAGTATACGAGTAATGTATCGGCTGCATAGCGTTTGTAAGAACGATTTAGTACTAAGAATAATTATATACTGTGCATCGGGTACGTGTAAAATTAGTATATTCCACAATTAGGATGCACCTTATGCCTGTGTGTTATCACAATGAGTTGGAAAACATGTAAATCctgatttcatcatttttttcgaatgaataaatttttcttccataataaagatgatgaaaaaaaaaccccaaagcAAATAAGGTTTGCGTTTAAGAATAGGGAGTTACTGGAATTaccattttatatattttcatatgtagGCTAACGGTTATAGACTGTATAGTATTATATTAATCCCCGACTGTTTAGAATACACATTAGAAACAAAATGACTGACGAATGTAGATCTATAAGCCCGTCCAACCCCCTTCTTTTCTCCTGCTCCATTATTTCTCTTACCATACATGCCAACTGCTACTAgcttacattttttaaaaccttccttTGTGTGGTGGTGGTAGGGGCGGagggaagggggtgggggtgctGACTAATTTCTCCGAAGTTCTCCCAATACCGTTTATTTGGGGAAATCATataacatttattaaaaattataacTTCAACTAAATGATGATTTCGTTGAATATCCGTTCCATTTTAACTAgccaaaataattgaaaaataaatttattttttcaaagatgTCAATGTTTGAACTCGATTGCTTTGCTTGCTCACAAAATAAAGACGATATAGCACTGTATAAAACCCAAGCCCTTTCATTGTTTGACTTGGTTATGCCACTGCCCGCCATTGCCCACTGTATAAAATAGATCCATTCTGTTCATTTACATCTAGGTGATTTCTCCTTGATGAACATGGATAGGCCCATATTATATTTCCCCAGTGGACGCGAATTCCTTCTTTACTTCCTCGTTTTATAACGATCAATCTCTCGAACGACCGGGGAAAACACCTCGTTAAAAACACCCGCGCTTAATGAGAGTAATTCGACAAGTTGGCAATTTTTAATATGCCCCATTGCAACCACGATAAAGCCCTAAGGATTGAATAATCAGGATAATTACTCGTTCAAAATACGCTGACTGATTGCTAGGCACTATAAGATTAATATCAaccggtaaattgccaattcgtctattgccaactcgtccactcatcacattgtctatagtctaatgccattccgtccatcaacatgtcgtctaacaaccatttggtctaataaccatttggtccaatagtcactttgtctaatcaccagttcgtctattaccattccgtctcataaccagttggtccaatacttattttcttttcatccatttcgcccaattaacgcTAAGGGAAATCAAACCAAacggtatatggactaaatggctattggaccaactggttattagacgaaatcatgagtggacaaaatggcaattagaccatgtggatagtggatgaaTTGATGGtagtgttacgatactgcaacaaataacaatgaaaatttagttttaagtttgattttcccttttttattacaggaaatagatcatgtacttaaacaaaataaaacaaagcaaTGATCTTACATCTATCTCTTGAAGTGCCAGATGTACAATTCAAAGTTAAATCCAAGTTGGCTGgcaaaaattcattaaattgaagttcacaatgatggcaatgatgaaattgttgttgaagcacgatgaataacaagagtcactgtaacgagttgaaatgtccatGTTGATGATGACTAACAGTCAATTTTATCTATCCATGTGTTGAAAAGcttcattaaaacaggttgatgatctcgatgagaactgagaatttcctctctcaaaataactgcaaacagttcattgatggcgtgcaaataattccacagaagataaatgttgtgttccaggtggaaataaactaCTCTCttgacataaagtctggtgtGAAACTCTGGGTTCGGATCTGATATGATGTGTTgatgtccttgaagaaactgccagcttataTATAAATCATTCACTATTCTGGAGGCTTCTAGTATTgtctaaaaaaaacattctgccAATTTCTAAAGCAGTCCAATTttagaagactcttgaatgacctcagtgaaattaacaatgtaaacaaaatagctAATCCTATTGCCCTTTTCACTGCCATAGGAATCTCTTTTGTGTTGCagtctctattcagaaataacaaaattcctTAGCCTGATAAAGAACATGCCTAACAAAGCTTTAGAGAGACAgtctggaatattcttaatcattatatgtcatgaatatccttaaagagaaaattactaaaaaaaatgaatgcaattgCCCTTAcgattcttatatataacagtagaccaaatgatagtagacgtgAGGGTACTTAGACGAATTGGCATcagacaaattggaaataaacctatATATTAACCGACCTTTCTTGTTTAACAACGCAGTTGAATAATGTTGCAGCAAACAATATTGAATGCTTTGACGTGCGATATTATTTTCCAATGTGCGTCAAATTAATTGCGAAGGAATGTGTTTGTTCGGGCAGCTATATCGTTGCAATTATCTTGATTAATTTCGTACAGCTCATTGCTATCACCCGTTCTGGAAAATCAATTTCTGATATTTTGAGAGATGGTGACATTTAGTAACATTTGGGGCAAACATTGGAATAGAAGGCAATGCTTTGTAATAATAAATCGTAGGTTATTTGATATGTAGGAACTCTCAATCATACTGCTAAACCCATGGGCACTAGAATGATCGTTAACAATTATTCCCACTTATATATATTGCTGACAAGAACAAGGAAAACATGCAATGctttaatttaagaaaaaaatagggagaccaagacggggggggggggcggataaAGAGTGCAAGAGAATAATGGAGAgagaggcggggggggggggtaggaatAGTGAGGGGGAGACTATATCGATCTTTTATCAATAAACAACTTAATTGATACAAGCAGAGATACACAGAATAATCAAATAAGACTTTAATCAACATTAATTAAAACGAGCGAAAATTCAATTATGGGatagatgatgaagatgaagtaAAGGCAGCCTCTTATTGACCGAGTGGTTACGACTATAAAATTATTAACTTGACCGtatattaatttattgatatcaatatatGGTCAAGTTGGTCTTCACCGTACAGCCATGCGCCTGACAAAcaattttcataatgaaaatgaaattcgaTTTGCTGTTGACCCGTTGGCCTTAAAATACTTGTCACACACAGTCCAGCTGCAGGCGTACAGAATTTTAATTGacgaagtattttttttttcacataggCTTAAGCCTTTATCAAAATGGTCATTCTGgaatgaccaaaaaaaaaagatggttaTTCATTAAACATCAAGTGTGTTGTTTTTCCATCACGTGTTTCCGTGATAAATAAGCTTACGCACCTTCATAACAGGCACATTAGGTTCTTCTGAATATACCGTAAAAACTCtgtttaaaattgtatacaactAAGGGCGTAGGCCGGGGAAGGGGGTGCACCTTTCCGCCCAGGCCGAGGAGCTCCGACACCTGCAAGCAAAACGAAAATTGTACCCTTTCTTCTGCtatcaacagctgattttctaAACATTAGTTCCACCTTCCAaagatgtgcaccccataccactttagttccacctcctcAGGATTTGCACCTTCCCTTGCTCAAACCAGCCCAAGTCCTTGACAATGTTGTTTAGTATATGAACTTAACTGGTGTATAACAGTTGAAAAAATAAACCATGCATAATTCATAGAAGATAAAAATTAAGCTTAAAATTTTGctgtttttaaaaaacttgTTTGAATAATTGAACAACTGCGGTGAAGTTCATTATGAATTTTAGTAACCAAGAAGCCTAACATTATCTTAGTTTGattacacagaaaaaaaaattacaagacaCTTTTCTCCCCTATATTACTAATTTTTAccttaatacatgtagatatagtTAAAACTACACTTGTTGCTATTTATAACCAATGTTATAAATTATACAGCCTAAAATGTGTCGGTGATTTtccacgtttttttttaaatgcgttACTTCAGTTTGTTCATCCTTCATCGAAACCAAACCTTAAACAAATTGCTGAACATCACCATAAAGGAAATCGCAACCAACAGTTTATTCTTACAAATGGAATCACACATGAACACTTTAACATTCaaaccaggggggcgtttcatgaaaggacttgtcggacgttttaaccgacaagtcccattttatccgacagttaccatagtaacagtacctctcagccaatcaacatcagagaaagatgtcaaatctgacaacggatgaaaatgttgatgaaacactccccaggacATCTGCTTATGATGCAGTCATATTTCACCTATGACGGCGATTCGAAAACATcagtttttataattttgtacCAGCTTCCTGTATGTGGTTTGTATAAAATTCCTAAAATGGCTGTTCTCGATTGACCGTGGGGGATatgtgactgcagcataaccCTTGTCTTCACTTGGACATCAGCGGTTAactaccaccccccccctgaaaagaagaagaaggagaaagaagaagaaggagaagaaggagaagatgaagaagaatggaggagaagaagaagaagaagaaggagaagaagaagatgaagaagaaggaggagaagaagaagaagatgaagaagaaaatgaagaagaagaggaagaataagaagatgatgaagaagaagaaggatgaggaggagaagaagatgaagaagaagaagaagaagaagaagatgaagaagaagaaaatcacACTGTGGATACCTCTACAGTGTGAGAATTTAGTGTGTCTAAACAGTGGAATATTTGAAGTTGTGATTGACACTGTTTAAAATACTCCAATCTAACAgtttaaagataatttcacacCGTGGACACCTCTGTAAAGTGTGAGTGTTCACAATGAGTTTACAAAGCAGACTCTGTGAATACGGGATCCACACTATTAAAATACTAAAATCCAACAGTGTGAAGACAACTTCTCTCTGTGAATACATGTGGGACGCACTATGGGTCTTGGTGTTCTTTTCAACAAGGATTTTTGACACTCTCGACCCATGGCGagataaaaaattattgtaatttaATTGCAAGccttgtgtgaaagaaaaaaaggcctTTAAtttcaaggagggggggggggggtaaacctCTGCTTTAATGggatttttacattacaaattttaattgtgcctctcacgGGTCGGCTTTGCCCCCCCACGATCCGCTAGTGGCACAATGTGACTGATCGGAAACCTCCCCAGGGAGTAGATAACGCTGATACGTGTAATGTTTGCTGGAAATACTGATTACGTTATCGGAAGGCAAAACAATTTATGAATAGCTATCATGAATTGTATCTTAAGCGCCATATAACAAGGGGACTATCAAATTGTATGTGATATCTACGGTAGATGGTAACATAGCg
Protein-coding sequences here:
- the LOC121423442 gene encoding phospholipid phosphatase-related protein type 1-like codes for the protein MDPYEVDDEPRMVTRNPMLIPCFLAVDYLCMAGVVVLWFVLLFTENLPGPFHRGFWCHDRSLMMPYLEDDVFTEEVLYVTCFAAPPIMILYGECMLALCSCKKTPPEMKVGRRKVVKSCSLKLYPVIRRMFRFTGVFACGAFATWIVTDAAQRVTGIQTPYFLTICRPNYTALDCRRFITDYECTKRNDDLLNQARLSFPSLHASLGSYAAVFTTAYMTSQVSIPCTRLPIPLASLGLLSGGFLWGVTRASRYRHHWSDVAVGFLLGMAVALYLVFAVLACFEERPQDDPNHLPKKSPSPKRSSPLSLIRLPRLRACNGQHPAQNGHATFHNPSFVGDSLRRDY